From a region of the Neobacillus niacini genome:
- a CDS encoding alpha/beta hydrolase — MVYDVKVVADLEFAAPDGKPLLVDLYLPIGADKPLPVIVWLHGGGWRIGDRKLGPDFRVRFAERGYAMASIEYRLSGEALFPAQIHDVKAAIRWLRSSVNEFGLDSGKIGLWGSSAGGHLAALAGTTGEGILEDLGLGCADFSSDVQAVVDGYGPTDFLQMDAYSHKEIAVSSDPESNLLQLTLQHEDKNSPESQLLGAPIISVLHLVKKANPITYIKNGLPPFLIMHGLSDTAVAPHQSELLYQALIAKGNEATLCLIEGLGHAFFNKNELDDNGPYSASIRRGGDGETEYIRNREIKIFEMVEEFFQKHLLGS; from the coding sequence ATGGTGTATGACGTAAAGGTTGTTGCCGACCTCGAGTTTGCCGCACCTGATGGAAAACCATTATTAGTAGATCTTTATTTACCAATTGGGGCAGATAAACCCTTACCGGTAATTGTTTGGCTGCATGGGGGCGGCTGGAGAATTGGTGATCGAAAACTAGGTCCTGATTTTCGGGTACGGTTTGCTGAACGTGGATATGCAATGGCAAGTATCGAGTATCGTTTAAGCGGAGAGGCTCTTTTTCCAGCACAAATTCATGATGTGAAGGCTGCTATTCGCTGGCTGCGCTCTTCGGTAAATGAATTTGGTCTAGATAGTGGCAAGATAGGGCTATGGGGCTCGTCCGCTGGAGGTCATTTAGCTGCACTGGCCGGTACAACAGGTGAAGGGATTCTCGAGGATTTAGGATTAGGATGTGCGGATTTTAGCAGTGACGTACAAGCTGTTGTAGATGGATATGGACCTACTGACTTTTTGCAAATGGATGCTTATAGCCATAAGGAGATCGCTGTATCTAGTGATCCTGAGTCAAATTTACTGCAACTGACTCTACAACATGAAGACAAGAATTCTCCTGAGTCACAATTACTTGGAGCACCTATCATATCTGTTCTGCATCTGGTCAAGAAAGCGAATCCTATTACTTATATTAAAAACGGTTTGCCGCCATTTCTAATTATGCATGGGTTAAGTGATACAGCAGTGGCTCCTCACCAAAGTGAACTGCTTTATCAAGCGCTTATTGCTAAAGGAAATGAAGCGACCCTCTGTCTTATTGAAGGTCTTGGACACGCATTTTTTAATAAAAATGAATTGGATGATAACGGGCCGTATTCTGCCTCCATTCGCAGGGGAGGAGATGGAGAAACCGAGTATATCCGCAATCGTGAAATTAAAATATTTGAGATGGTAGAAGAATTTTTTCAAAAACATCTTTTGGGAAGCTGA
- a CDS encoding quercetin 2,3-dioxygenase, with protein MSLQIVGKLSNVKKPYFIRNGEGERYLFGTQVASIVATTASTGDKMEIVQISGGKGDYFPAHVHEKAHEGIVVLDGRLEVELNGQVHLLTAGDYVHIPAGTVHAYWLQSHRTRFWSFTMNGNLAKLYSLIGVPFDRFERPPVSQNPLVAESFSDLPDDIDIKFVPRQQTNGLPQLVKGGTIPDLVQPYVLEAGEGIHLLSGDTVHSLLTTKEAADGQFLALVSEGPKGLPIGEHAHEYTNETFMCLQGQMTLWVDGEELHLLPGDFAYVPAKTPHRFRCDAHYTKFLGVLTPGQFEDFFRILGDPYEYPIFPSEPAAYRFDRVIQRIEEMDLILLGKPPVPPAAVEEVNH; from the coding sequence ATGAGCCTGCAAATCGTTGGCAAACTGTCAAATGTTAAAAAACCGTATTTTATAAGAAATGGAGAGGGCGAACGTTATCTCTTTGGTACTCAAGTTGCGTCCATTGTTGCGACAACTGCAAGTACCGGTGACAAGATGGAAATTGTACAGATATCAGGTGGTAAAGGAGATTATTTTCCGGCACATGTTCATGAAAAAGCTCATGAAGGTATCGTAGTACTTGACGGCAGACTAGAAGTAGAGCTAAATGGACAAGTTCATTTGTTGACAGCAGGCGACTATGTACACATCCCGGCAGGTACGGTTCATGCTTATTGGCTGCAGAGTCATCGAACACGCTTTTGGTCGTTCACGATGAACGGTAATCTAGCAAAATTATACTCTCTCATTGGAGTGCCATTTGATAGATTTGAACGTCCGCCTGTTTCGCAGAATCCCTTAGTTGCGGAAAGTTTTTCCGATCTTCCTGATGATATTGATATTAAATTTGTTCCTAGACAACAAACAAACGGGTTACCTCAGTTGGTTAAAGGCGGTACAATACCTGACTTGGTTCAACCATATGTGCTAGAGGCAGGGGAAGGAATCCATCTTCTTAGCGGGGATACTGTTCATTCTCTACTAACCACGAAAGAGGCTGCAGATGGTCAATTTCTTGCGCTTGTATCTGAAGGACCAAAGGGACTGCCAATCGGTGAGCACGCGCATGAGTATACAAACGAAACATTTATGTGTTTACAAGGACAAATGACACTTTGGGTGGATGGGGAAGAGTTACACTTGCTCCCGGGGGATTTTGCTTATGTACCAGCGAAAACACCGCATCGCTTCCGTTGTGATGCCCATTATACGAAGTTTTTAGGTGTGTTAACTCCTGGCCAATTTGAAGATTTCTTCCGAATTCTTGGCGACCCATACGAATATCCGATTTTTCCAAGTGAGCCGGCGGCCTATCGATTTGATCGGGTTATTCAGCGAATTGAAGAGATGGATTTGATTTTACTTGGGAAACCTCCAGTCCCTCCTGCTGCAGTAGAAGAGGTTAATCATTAA
- a CDS encoding LysR family transcriptional regulator has translation MDIRQLRYFITVAEYLNFTKAANQLYVAQSAISHQIADLEQQLGVKLFIRNKRSVQLTPAGSVFLKEAIEIVEKTSGAIEKAKQTDAGVIGSLSIGFLSVHVRRFLPNIIKQFRETHPKVELYLNHFPSKMLKESLEEGEIDIALTLPAGLDRIEEIEIQSVTREPYCIVMHKNHPLSGHKKIKLSELAKEPFIIHNRHASPVGSYDFIVHLCEQSGFTPRIVSQPRFVDTVPVLVESEIGISILPKSFEAVSSSSLRFVEIDGAVDSDCELVLAWKKNNLNPSIQLFLDVLEKEILTHIG, from the coding sequence ATGGATATTCGTCAATTACGTTATTTTATTACAGTAGCCGAGTACTTAAACTTTACCAAGGCAGCTAATCAGCTTTACGTTGCTCAATCAGCTATCAGCCATCAAATTGCCGATTTGGAACAGCAATTAGGCGTAAAACTTTTTATTAGAAACAAGAGGTCTGTTCAGTTAACTCCTGCAGGTTCTGTTTTTTTAAAGGAAGCAATTGAAATTGTAGAAAAAACATCAGGGGCGATTGAAAAAGCAAAACAAACAGATGCCGGTGTCATTGGCAGCCTTTCCATTGGGTTTCTAAGTGTTCATGTCCGTAGGTTTTTACCAAACATCATCAAGCAATTCCGTGAGACTCATCCAAAAGTGGAACTTTACTTGAACCACTTTCCTAGTAAAATGCTAAAGGAATCATTAGAAGAGGGTGAAATCGATATCGCTTTAACATTGCCTGCAGGATTAGATAGAATTGAAGAAATCGAAATTCAGTCTGTGACGAGAGAGCCGTATTGCATTGTCATGCACAAAAATCATCCCCTTTCTGGTCACAAGAAAATTAAACTCTCAGAACTGGCAAAAGAGCCTTTTATCATACATAACCGCCACGCTTCTCCCGTAGGCTCGTATGACTTTATTGTACATCTGTGTGAACAAAGCGGCTTCACGCCTAGAATCGTAAGTCAGCCAAGATTTGTGGATACTGTTCCAGTTCTGGTCGAATCCGAAATCGGAATCTCCATCCTGCCAAAAAGTTTTGAAGCAGTATCGAGTTCATCACTACGTTTTGTAGAAATAGATGGTGCTGTGGACAGCGATTGTGAACTCGTGCTTGCTTGGAAAAAGAACAACTTAAATCCATCGATACAGCTATTTCTAGATGTTCTTGAAAAAGAGATATTAACACATATAGGTTAA
- a CDS encoding cell wall hydrolase, with protein sequence MPRINYRSSDVDLMARMMRAEAEGEGKQGMLMVGNVIVNRVKAECLDFKDLRNVNDVIFHVQGGNFSFEAVQKGNVFYQRARSAEKRLARQNLEHWREHPSKYALWYFNPYAPCPPTWYDQPHSGQFKQHCYYEPKPGTCESVYTGP encoded by the coding sequence ATGCCAAGAATTAACTACAGAAGTTCAGACGTTGACTTAATGGCAAGGATGATGAGAGCAGAAGCCGAAGGTGAAGGAAAACAAGGAATGTTAATGGTGGGAAATGTAATTGTTAATCGTGTTAAAGCAGAATGTTTAGACTTTAAAGATCTAAGAAACGTTAACGATGTCATTTTTCATGTCCAAGGAGGAAATTTTTCTTTTGAAGCCGTTCAAAAAGGGAATGTATTTTATCAAAGAGCGAGGTCCGCAGAAAAAAGATTAGCCAGACAAAATTTGGAGCATTGGAGAGAACACCCATCAAAATATGCCCTTTGGTATTTTAATCCGTATGCTCCATGTCCGCCAACCTGGTACGATCAACCTCATTCTGGTCAATTTAAGCAGCATTGTTATTATGAACCAAAACCAGGAACATGTGAAAGTGTTTATACAGGACCTTAA